A genomic region of Bacteroidia bacterium contains the following coding sequences:
- the ric gene encoding iron-sulfur cluster repair di-iron protein, with translation MKIGEIVANDFRTAVVFKNAGIDFCCGGNQRIEEACAEKKIDISIIETKLNELEYTEIDTTQNFNEWGLDFLCDYIVNTHHKTVTKLLPQLVSYTQKISEVHSVNHPELIEIAKLFSQINTELIQHLKKEEEVLFPAIKEVLKTKDKKFKEIIISEINRMKGEHEFAGGAMDKINVLSINYMLPPDSCNTYQVAFKLLEQFEDDLHIHVHLENNILYPKALNL, from the coding sequence ATGAAGATAGGCGAAATAGTTGCTAATGATTTTAGAACAGCAGTTGTTTTTAAAAATGCCGGTATTGACTTTTGTTGCGGTGGAAATCAAAGAATAGAAGAAGCTTGTGCTGAGAAGAAGATTGATATCTCTATAATTGAAACAAAACTAAATGAGCTTGAATATACTGAAATTGACACAACACAAAATTTCAATGAATGGGGTTTAGATTTTTTGTGCGATTATATAGTTAATACCCATCATAAAACCGTCACAAAACTTTTACCTCAATTGGTTTCATATACTCAAAAAATTTCTGAAGTACATAGTGTTAATCATCCCGAATTAATTGAAATAGCTAAATTATTTTCGCAGATTAACACCGAACTCATACAACATCTTAAAAAAGAAGAAGAGGTATTGTTCCCGGCAATAAAAGAAGTATTGAAAACAAAAGATAAGAAATTTAAAGAGATTATCATCTCAGAGATAAACAGAATGAAAGGCGAACACGAGTTTGCCGGTGGTGCAATGGATAAAATAAATGTTTTAAGTATTAATTATATGCTTCCTCCTGATAGTTGTAACACCTATCAGGTTGCATTTAAACTGTTGGAACAATTCGAAGATGATTTGCATATTCATGTCCATCTTGAAAACAATATACTATATCCAAAAGCACTAAATCTTTAA
- a CDS encoding AraC family transcriptional regulator, with translation MDQNFIDKILLIGSTLAFFLAILLLKKKGKALHDYFISAWLIFLGLYVTVYSFSPAYFFINNPWLINFYISILFLNGPFLFVYIKALTNSDYKFDKSILWHLLPFIIFNLYLIFFFPSESILKNACSVHGSSKLELPLPYFIFLIIIAFSVPFYIFWSISILRKHRKIISDNFSAIEKRTLTWLRNLISILGIVWIILTSIIFIHHVLLLFSDSFCINGLFMTLTAFIVMVGYFGLNQPAIFTSQNISIPIDIIKSDKPYSGSSLKDDYIQQYLAILEEHMKSKKPYLNNQLTLSQLATEINILPHHLSRIINENYKLNFFDFVNQYRVEAFKEKVINPKFENLSFLGLALECGFNSKSTFNRIFKNATGLTPSQYKNTFF, from the coding sequence ATGGATCAAAATTTTATCGATAAAATATTATTAATTGGTTCAACTCTGGCATTTTTTCTGGCTATCTTACTTCTTAAGAAGAAAGGTAAAGCCCTACATGATTATTTTATTAGTGCATGGTTGATATTTCTTGGTTTATATGTTACGGTATATTCCTTTAGTCCGGCCTATTTTTTCATAAATAATCCTTGGTTAATAAACTTTTACATATCAATTCTTTTTCTTAATGGGCCATTTTTATTCGTGTATATAAAAGCTCTAACTAATTCAGATTATAAATTTGACAAGAGTATATTGTGGCATTTACTACCTTTTATTATATTTAATTTATACCTGATATTTTTCTTTCCTTCAGAAAGCATATTAAAAAACGCTTGCTCTGTTCATGGAAGTTCGAAATTAGAATTACCGTTACCATATTTCATATTTCTTATCATTATTGCTTTTTCAGTACCCTTTTATATCTTTTGGTCGATTAGCATACTCCGAAAACACAGGAAAATAATTTCAGATAATTTTTCAGCAATAGAAAAGAGAACACTAACCTGGCTTAGAAATTTAATTAGTATTCTTGGAATAGTATGGATAATATTAACTTCTATTATTTTTATTCATCATGTATTGTTATTATTTTCAGATAGTTTTTGTATAAACGGACTATTTATGACATTAACTGCTTTTATAGTAATGGTAGGTTATTTTGGGTTAAATCAACCAGCAATCTTTACTTCACAAAATATTTCTATTCCGATAGATATTATTAAGAGTGATAAACCTTATTCAGGTTCTTCATTAAAAGATGATTATATTCAACAATACCTTGCAATTCTTGAGGAACATATGAAATCCAAAAAACCTTATCTAAATAACCAATTGACATTGAGCCAACTTGCTACAGAAATTAATATTCTCCCACATCATCTCTCCCGAATTATAAACGAAAATTATAAATTGAATTTTTTCGATTTTGTAAATCAATATCGAGTAGAGGCTTTTAAAGAAAAAGTTATCAATCCTAAATTTGAAAATCTTTCTTTTTTAGGTCTGGCTCTTGAATGTGGGTTCAACTCAAAATCAACTTTTAACAGGATTTTTAAAAATGCTACTGGTCTTACACCATCTCAATATAAAAATACTTTTTTCTAA
- a CDS encoding DUF1858 domain-containing protein has translation MESNKNLIITPKTKVLQLIETYPQLEDVLIGYVPAFKKLKNPLLRNTVARITSLQQAASIGNVNIGDLINKLRKEVGQEIITESMDTVYNTTKPTWFDEQKVKQIFDVREMLAAGEHPVAQVMADLNVLPNNTIYKLIAPFLPAPLIDKATSLQVEHWIVKESAELYLIYFYKP, from the coding sequence ATGGAATCAAATAAGAATTTAATAATAACACCAAAAACAAAAGTATTACAACTGATTGAAACCTATCCTCAATTAGAAGATGTTTTAATTGGATATGTACCTGCATTTAAAAAACTAAAAAATCCTCTATTGAGAAATACAGTCGCAAGAATCACCTCTTTGCAACAAGCTGCAAGCATTGGAAATGTAAATATAGGTGATCTAATAAATAAATTACGTAAAGAAGTTGGACAAGAAATAATAACAGAAAGTATGGATACGGTTTATAATACTACCAAACCAACATGGTTTGACGAACAAAAAGTAAAACAAATTTTCGATGTAAGAGAAATGCTGGCAGCAGGAGAACATCCAGTTGCCCAAGTAATGGCAGACTTGAATGTTTTGCCAAACAACACGATCTATAAATTAATAGCGCCTTTTTTGCCGGCACCATTAATTGATAAAGCTACCAGCTTGCAAGTAGAACATTGGATTGTTAAAGAAAGTGCCGAATTATATCTGATTTATTTTTATAAACCATAA
- a CDS encoding LysM domain-containing protein, with product MKKHEMVVVTNNLKSNQKRKGNFRIKFASLFLFTMLIFSTNATFAHCDSMDGPLIADARKAIGQNNINYTLKWVRPENETEIKNAFNLMMKVRGFSADSKLLAETYFFETLVRIHRAGEGVPFTGVKPSGTPIDEKILAADKSIEIGNLSPLNGKVIKKDLPELTERFEKVMSLKNFDINNIEAGREYIEAYVQFFKFAEGEVEGHNAHGQGNEGNATEGVHGSEEHTVTTGHAGHLPWIFSGFLLITTILFGILYLKKKN from the coding sequence ATGAAAAAACATGAAATGGTAGTTGTAACTAACAACTTAAAAAGCAATCAAAAAAGGAAAGGAAATTTTAGAATTAAATTTGCATCCTTATTTCTCTTCACAATGTTGATTTTTTCAACAAATGCGACATTTGCTCATTGCGATTCAATGGATGGGCCATTAATAGCAGATGCAAGGAAAGCGATCGGACAAAACAATATAAACTATACACTCAAATGGGTTAGACCTGAAAATGAAACAGAGATAAAAAATGCATTTAACCTTATGATGAAAGTCAGAGGATTCAGTGCTGATTCCAAATTACTGGCTGAAACGTACTTTTTTGAAACATTGGTCAGAATTCACAGAGCTGGAGAAGGTGTGCCTTTCACCGGAGTGAAGCCATCAGGAACTCCTATTGATGAAAAAATTCTGGCTGCCGACAAATCAATTGAAATTGGTAATTTATCCCCACTGAATGGAAAGGTGATAAAAAAAGACTTGCCTGAGCTGACTGAGCGATTTGAAAAAGTGATGTCATTGAAAAATTTCGATATAAATAATATTGAGGCTGGAAGAGAATATATTGAAGCTTATGTTCAGTTTTTCAAGTTTGCTGAAGGCGAAGTTGAAGGACATAATGCTCATGGTCAAGGAAATGAGGGGAATGCTACAGAAGGTGTTCACGGAAGTGAAGAGCACACAGTAACCACTGGTCATGCAGGACATCTTCCTTGGATTTTTAGTGGTTTTCTTTTAATAACGACAATATTATTTGGCATTTTATATTTAAAAAAGAAAAATTAA
- a CDS encoding TonB-dependent receptor translates to MNALKLSPVLLSALLLAAHFFRIEEHVIVVICVCFPFLLLFRKKWAARIIQLILCIGSLEWFRTIYIDIELRMQENESWLRLAIILGMVAVFTALSSLVFRFKTIRKIYGFNTKFESSDISKNNSFTKYIILLLLLVSIFNSVAAQNIQLKGKVETIDSDNKRIPLSYANVYWFGKNTGTTTDEAGMFTLQKPALENLYLIVSYVGFTNDTILVPKNQTQINIHLERNLALQEVIIGEKKEANYMSKISPIQTQVITSTGLQKLACCNLSESFENNATVDVAYTDAVSGAKQIQMLGLAGIYSQLMSENIPSIRGLAISHGLGYIPGPWMESIQISKGTSSVINGYESITGQINVEYKKPENSDKLHLNVYANELGKVEGNLTSAYRLNNNLSTIIMLHGENFASEIDRNHDNFLDLPKTSQINIFNKWRYEYKKKFVTQFGVKYLSEERDGGQIGFDKDKITNSNLYGIGINTKRYEVFAKAGIPLTKPENSLGFLLNTSGHNQNSFFGNNLYSGNQKSFYSNIIYQFIINNTDHNISTGISYQYDKYDEHLINAATDTIINKTENIPGVFAQYTYSFLKQFTLIAGFRADLYNTNQKFLTPRLHLKYDLNKKTILKASAGKGYRTANVLSENMGILASSRKFIFSEALKPEEAWNYGASLTRYFSINKNKATFILDFYRTDFINQVIVDMDSKYSEVSFHNLKGKSYSNSAQAEVIFEPIKRFEINAAFRLNDVWMTINNKLEEKPFTNRYKGLLSLSYSTKYDKWQFDFTTQYNGISRLPNTDALPEQYKQEDIAHSFYLLSAMITKRFKWWNLYAGVENLTNFRQKQPIIASEDPFGPYFDTSFLWGPILGRTIYVGLRFSIK, encoded by the coding sequence ATGAATGCATTAAAATTATCGCCTGTTTTATTAAGTGCCTTGTTGCTGGCAGCTCATTTTTTTAGGATAGAGGAGCATGTAATTGTGGTAATATGTGTTTGTTTTCCGTTTTTGCTGTTATTCAGAAAAAAATGGGCAGCACGTATTATCCAATTAATTTTATGTATCGGAAGCCTTGAATGGTTTCGCACCATTTATATAGATATTGAACTCAGAATGCAAGAAAACGAGAGTTGGCTCAGATTGGCAATTATATTAGGTATGGTGGCTGTTTTCACAGCTTTGTCATCATTGGTTTTTCGATTCAAAACTATTCGCAAAATTTATGGATTCAATACTAAGTTTGAAAGTTCTGATATTTCTAAAAATAATTCTTTTACAAAATATATAATTCTTTTATTGTTATTAGTGTCAATATTTAATTCGGTTGCAGCTCAAAATATCCAACTGAAAGGAAAGGTTGAAACTATTGATAGTGACAATAAAAGAATTCCACTTTCATATGCTAATGTTTATTGGTTTGGAAAAAACACTGGAACAACTACTGACGAAGCAGGAATGTTTACACTTCAAAAACCGGCACTTGAAAACCTATATCTTATAGTAAGTTATGTTGGTTTTACGAATGACACGATTTTAGTTCCAAAGAATCAAACACAAATTAATATTCACTTAGAAAGGAATTTGGCTTTACAGGAAGTTATAATTGGAGAAAAAAAAGAAGCAAATTATATGTCAAAAATAAGTCCTATTCAAACACAAGTAATTACTTCTACGGGATTACAAAAATTAGCATGTTGTAATTTATCTGAAAGTTTTGAAAACAATGCTACTGTAGATGTAGCATATACCGATGCCGTTTCAGGTGCAAAACAAATACAAATGCTTGGACTTGCAGGCATTTACAGTCAATTAATGTCTGAAAATATTCCTTCAATAAGAGGACTTGCTATTTCACATGGATTAGGATATATTCCCGGACCTTGGATGGAATCTATTCAAATTTCCAAAGGTACTTCATCTGTAATAAACGGCTACGAGTCTATTACAGGTCAGATAAATGTAGAATACAAAAAACCTGAAAATAGCGACAAACTTCATTTAAATGTTTATGCAAATGAACTTGGAAAAGTTGAGGGGAATCTTACTTCAGCGTATAGGTTAAATAACAATCTAAGTACTATAATAATGTTGCATGGAGAGAATTTCGCATCTGAAATTGATAGAAATCACGATAATTTTCTCGATTTACCTAAAACATCACAGATAAATATTTTCAACAAGTGGAGGTATGAATACAAGAAAAAATTTGTCACACAGTTTGGTGTTAAATATTTGTCAGAAGAACGTGACGGAGGACAAATTGGATTTGATAAGGACAAAATAACAAATAGTAATTTATATGGAATCGGAATTAACACAAAAAGATACGAAGTATTTGCAAAAGCTGGAATTCCCCTTACAAAACCGGAAAACAGTTTAGGATTTTTATTAAATACATCAGGACACAACCAGAATTCATTCTTTGGTAACAATTTATACAGTGGCAACCAAAAAAGTTTTTATTCTAATATAATTTATCAGTTCATTATTAATAATACAGATCATAACATAAGTACAGGTATTAGCTATCAATATGATAAATATGATGAACATCTAATTAACGCAGCTACTGATACCATAATTAATAAAACTGAAAATATTCCTGGAGTATTTGCTCAATATACTTATAGTTTTCTTAAACAATTTACACTGATTGCAGGATTCAGAGCTGATTTATACAATACTAATCAAAAGTTTTTAACCCCACGGCTTCATTTAAAGTATGATCTTAATAAGAAAACTATTCTAAAAGCATCCGCAGGAAAAGGCTACAGGACAGCAAATGTTCTGAGCGAAAATATGGGGATACTTGCCAGTTCAAGAAAATTTATTTTTTCTGAGGCACTTAAACCAGAGGAAGCATGGAACTATGGGGCAAGTTTAACCAGATATTTTTCAATCAATAAAAATAAAGCCACTTTTATTCTTGATTTTTACAGAACAGACTTCATAAACCAAGTTATTGTTGACATGGACAGTAAATATAGCGAAGTCTCTTTTCACAATTTAAAAGGAAAATCATATTCAAACAGTGCTCAGGCTGAAGTAATTTTTGAACCTATTAAAAGATTTGAAATTAATGCTGCTTTTCGCTTAAATGATGTATGGATGACAATAAATAACAAATTGGAAGAAAAGCCCTTTACAAATAGATATAAAGGATTACTATCATTATCTTATTCGACAAAATATGATAAATGGCAATTTGATTTTACTACCCAGTATAATGGAATATCTCGCTTGCCAAATACTGATGCATTGCCCGAACAATACAAACAAGAAGATATAGCACATTCATTTTATTTGTTAAGTGCTATGATAACAAAGCGGTTTAAATGGTGGAACTTATATGCAGGAGTGGAAAACCTAACTAACTTCAGGCAAAAGCAGCCTATCATTGCTTCAGAAGATCCTTTTGGTCCATATTTCGACACCTCTTTTTTATGGGGACCAATCCTAGGAAGAACAATTTATGTTGGATTAAGATTTTCAATAAAATAG